The Erinaceus europaeus unplaced genomic scaffold, mEriEur2.1 scaffold_608, whole genome shotgun sequence genomic interval TGAGAAAGTCTGTGACAGTCAGCACTGCGGGAGCCACTGTGCGGGCAGTGCGGGCAGTGCCGTATccaggcccctctctgtcttgcaccTGCCTCACGGACACCCCTGGCTGGCAGGAGGCTGGAGGGTGCTTCTCCGCTCTGCTTGCTGGCGTGGGGGTCGTCTGCACTGCGTGGGCTCTTGCTGAGACCAGCGGTGAGTCCCCACACCTGTGTGCTTGTGAGATGAAGCCGCTTGGGGCTGGGCAGCGGGGGCCTAGGCGGCTCCACCACGAGGTGGGGGCGTAAATGAGGTGGGGGGGAGCCTCTCCCTACCAGGGGACCCAGACGGACCCTGAGGAGCCTCATAATACTGATGGCAGAGGCTGGGACTTTGTTTTTTCTCACATATATGTATAACTactgatttgatattgatttacaaacttacaaGGTCACactgtgcccacccccagagctccgtgtccccattccctccactggaaactgcagtgcttcTCCCAAGGGCGCAGAGAGgggctattatttctagaactatctatccatctgtctatctatctattcattttttttttctatggtcctgccttctcttcctttctacgtcACACCTACTTctcttactacatccaaatgtccctccttttttcctctgctctctccgggtcctgatggagttggggttcagagccctctgggcatcctctcctgacatttctccccctctgggagcctggacccaaattctctatggggagcagaaggtgggagttgtggcttctgtcactgtttctccgctggacatgggtgttggcaggtggctccacacCCCAAGGTTGGGACTTTCTGAGCACACTCACCTGCTAGATCAGGAGGCTCTGCCTAGCACCCCCAGAATGTGATGGATTTGTGGAGGACAGACGCCCAGCCGTGCGGCCTCCTCCAGCAGCTGTGGGCTGCATCCTGCTGTCGGGAGCCAGGCTGTCCgcattcttgcccttttttggaAAGGCGTGGGGTCCTGCCTGCCTtcagcagcaggtctgcagggaggAGAAAGGCTCTGGAACTCTGTGCGCAGCCTCTGGGCCTGACCCCCTGTGCCGGACACGCGCTGTCACTGTGGCCTCTCTCTGGAGCCGGCTGAAGGGCTGACCGGTGCCTGGGCCTGCAGGCCACTCTGGGTCTCTGTGTCCGTCCCGCTCACATCAACCGACTCGTCACAACTTCCTACCGTGTGCAGTGCTGCCCACATGGGCAGCCAAGCCGGGCACCCCCATACCCATAACCATGTCCCCCAAAGGCTGCGGGACACTCGGGGCTTGAGGGAGCCCACttgggctgggggacccctctcTGAAAGGTGGGGAGACCCCTAGGCAGGGAAGCAGACCCAGTGCCAGAAATCAGGGTGCCCCGGAGGCATGAGCATGACCAGTATCAGCCGGTGTGGGCCTCATGGAAGAGGCCACAGCCGGGAGGATGGTCACGTGGAAGGGGTGGCCTTGGGGACACATGTCCAGGGAGGGCAGGCTGTGCCCCTGCCAGTCCGCCACCCACCTTCTTTGGCCAGACCTCAGGAATACCTGAGCACACAGCGCACCTGCGGACACACGCCGTGTCCCTCCGTGGTCCTTCCTGTCCCTCTGGCCCTACTCTGGGTCTTACTGTCCCCAGCCTGGTCTCAGTGGCTCCTGGGTTAGGGACACAGAAGTGACCTGGGCCCTTCGCCTCGGGGCTCCTGCCTCAGCACACAGACCCCAAGTCAGGACTGAAACGGCGCTTTGGAAAggagaaggtgggggccaggcggtggtgtaccccgTAGAGGGCACGCTTGACCACACACagagactcaggctcaagcccctgctcccacctgcaggggggcagcttcaggaggggtggggcagggctgcaggggtctccctgtctctcctgctctacctctctcttccctctcaactttcctctgtcctatccaattaaacagagaagaaagaaaggaagaataaagTAAAAGTGGGGGAAGGCTGGATAGCCGGTTGTGCTGTGCGGATGGCCGTGTCGCGGCCAcgtggggaggagagaggtgggGCCAGCCGCGTGACGCACTCATCACCACGTGGCTTGGAGCCTCAGTtctccctgcagggaggaagcttcacacgtggcgaaacgggtctgcaggtgtgtctcttgtgtctctctggctctatcctgTCAATGAAAGGGAAAGTAAGGGGCCCACACGGTGGCACATGCGTTTAAACGCACGTAGTAGTACTaaccgcaaggacctgggttcaaacccctgctcctcacctgaaggggggaggacacttcattcgtggtgaagcaggtccgcacgtgtctctctctccctctctatcttcccctcctctctcaactcctctctgtcctgtccaataaagtgggaacatggccgccaggagcagtgggttcccagtgccggcaccgagccccagggataactccggaaaccataaaataataaaagtagaaagaaggCTTCCGCTGCGTGGAGGGGGCTTCTCTCAGCTGGACGGGGCAACCGCTTTGGGGGCTGCGGGTGCTGCACGCAGGGGCTCCCGGCAGGCAGCCCCCTGAGCCCAGGTTCTTCTCTGTTGCAGGTGCTGTCTTCCCCCCGGCCATGCGCGCCCCTCTGGCTGTGGCAGGAGCACCGGGGCGACCGGGGGCTGAGCGTGGGCCCCCGGCCATGGAGAGCAGCTAGGCGGGCCGCCCGGTGACCGCGCCCCACGATGGAGCCGGAGCCTCGCGGGGGCCCCAGCCCCCCCAGGCCGGGCGGGGGCCCCGAGACGGACCCGGCGGGGGACAGGCCGTCCAGCCACAGCTGCTGCATCTGCGGGAAGAGCTTCGCCTTCCAGAGCTCCTTGTCGCAGCACATGCGCAAGCACACGGGCGAGAAGCCCTACCAGTGTCCGCACTGCGACCACCGCGCGTCCCAGAAAGGTAACCTCAAGATCCACATGCGCGCCCACCGCTCTGGCCAGCTGCTGCCCGGCCCGGGCCCCGAGGCCGAGCCTGAGGGCCTGCACGGCTCCAGCGAGCCTCCCAACCCCGCGGGCCCCGGCGAGCTGCAGCTCTGCAGCCTGTGCGGGGCGGCCTTCGCGCACCGGCCCGAGCTGGAGCTGCACCTGCGACAGGTGCACAAGCCGCTCAGGTGTCGCCTGTGCCGCTTCGCCACCCAGCGCCACGAGGCCCTGCTCAGCCACGTGGAGCGCGCGCACCTGGGCGCCCCCGGCCCCGGGTCCGAGCCGCCCCCCGGCCCCGGCGGGGGCGGCGACTTCCCGTGCGAGGTGTGCGGCCAGGTCTTCAGCCAGACGTGGTTCCTCAAGGCGCACATGAAGAAGCACCGCGGCTCCTTCGACCACGGCTGCCACATCTGCGGGCGGCGTTTCCGGGAGCCCTGGTTCCTCAAGAACCACATGAAGGCGCACGGGCCGCGGCCGGCCGGCAGGAACCGAACCCGCAGCGAGCCGGGCCCCGTGGCCACCATCAACGACGTGGTGCAGGAGGAGGCCGTGGTGGCCGGCCTGGCCCTCTACGAGGTCTGCGGCCAGTGCGGCAACCTCTTCGCCACGCTGGACAGCCTGAACGCCCACCACGCCATCCACCGGGGCGCCCGGCCGCGGGGCACTCAGGGGGCACCCCCGGAGGAGGAGGCCCAGCGCCGCTTCCTGCAGCTGCTGCAGCTGCGCCCCGCGGGGctgcccccggcccccggcccccacggCCGCAGGGTGGCCGAGCTGGACCCGGTCAGCAGCTACCAGGCCTGGCAGCTGGCCACGCGCGGGAGGGTGGCGGAGCCCGCCGAGGGCCTCCGGCCGGGAGCGGGGGACGAGGCGCAGGCGGCAGACGGGGGCCCGGACCGCGAGGACTCGCAGGCCGCGCAGGACCGGCGCAAGCGGGAGGCCGAGCCGGGCGCGCAGGGGCCGGCGCGCAAGCGGGCGGGGGCCAACggggagccctgggctggggTCCCGGCGGACGCCCGGCCGCCCCCGCGCCCTGGCCGccgcgcccccgccgcccccgccggccACGGCAAGTCGTCCGAGTGCTTCGAGTGCGGCAAGATCTTCCGCACCTACCACCAGATGGTCCTGCACTCCCGCGTGCACCGCCGCGCGCGCCGCCACCTGCAGCGCCCGCGGGACCCCGCGCACCCAGGCGGCTCGCACTCCGGCTCGCTCAGCGACGGGGACTCGCAGCCCAGCAGCCCCGGCTCGGCCTGCAACGCCGCCGACTCCCCGGGCTCGGGCCTGGCCGACGAGGCCGCCGACGACAGTGCCGACGAGGGCGCGGAGCAGCACCCGGCCACGTCTGCACCAGGTGAGCTGCGGCGGCTGGCCAGGCCTCCAGCCCGCGCCCGGAGGGCGCACACCCACGGAGCTCCAGCCCAGGGCCCCAGGCAGCCAGGCAGCCCCGTGCCCGGCCGACCCCGTGGCCTGGGCCCCACACCCCACCCGCACCTGCGCAGCCAGGGTCCAGGTACCAGGCCTGGGCAGACCCACACCCCGGGAGCTCTGTGCCCAGGTGGGGTTGGGCTCCGGCCATGTGGTGAGCGGGTGACCAGTGCCCCTGCTGGCTGGCTCTGAGATGGGGCAGCCCTGCACCCCTGCGTCCCAGGCCCAGAGGGCCCGGTGCAGCCAGGTGGTCCGAGCCCTGGTCATGTGCTCAGGTGAGCCCGTGTCAGAGCGCTCGCAGGCCCAGGGGCTTGAGTGCCTGTGCCCGGTAACCCCGTGCCAGTGGCCAGGCTCGGCAGGGAGCCTCACGCCCAGGTAGCCACCCAAGGTGTCTGTGGGCTGGTGGGCTCGGTGGGCTCAGGTGGGCCTGCAGCGAGGTCTCAGCCCCCGGTGTGCTCAGGTAAGCCCTGCTGGGCTTGTGTCCAGATGTGTGTTTGCAGACCCAGCATCCAGGTTCTGGTGGGGACGGCGGCCTGTAATGGGCAGGCACTGTGTGCAAGGCTGCGTGGCAGGCCGCTCCTTAGATGTGCCCAGATCTCTCTCCTTGCCCTgcggacacacgcacacacacatgcatacacatgcacacaatcatacatgcacactcacacacatgcacacactcacacatgcacacactcacacacattcacacactcacatgcacacgcacacacatgcacacacacattcacatgcacacacactcacacacatttacatgcacacgcacataatcacacatgcacactcacacattcacttgcacacacacatgcacacacactcacagacacacatgtATGCCCACACACaatcacatgcacactcacacacactcacacatacactcgcacaattacacacacacactcacacacacacacacacacaatcacacacacatgcacacacacataattacacacacacacacacactgcaagggcttggtggtggtgcacttgactgAAGGCACCTGCTACCAAGTGCCAgcaccctggttccagcctccgctccccacctgtaggggtcgctttacgagcggtgaagcagggctgtgtctctcaatttgtttctgctCTATtgagtaaaacagaaaaaaaagggggtagaacaaagccactgggagcagtggattcgtagtatctGCAGCTCACCAAGCCCAAGCatgaaccctggtggtaaaaataaataaatgaacaaaataagcaaaataaagaaGCCTGCTGCACACAGGGACATGCACAGAGGACAGTGGGCcctcacacctacacacacacacacaattacacacacacacacatgcacaattacacacacacacacaattatacacacactcacacacagttacacacacatgcacaattacacacacacactcacaattatacacacattcacacacaattacacatacactcacacacactcacacacacatatacacacactcacacacacacactcacacacacatacacacatatatacacacacacacacactcacacacacactcacacacacactcacacacacactcacacacacacacacacacacacacacacacacacacacacacacacacacactctccgcCCCAGCCCGGCTCTCTAGTGAAAGGGTGGCTTGGGGTTGGTGTGCGCTGATTGGCCCCCTGGGAGCCTGGGCCCTGGGGGAGGCAGCTAATTGGAGCAGAGCCTTCTCCAGGCAGTGTCTCTGCCAATGCTTAGAGACTCCACTGGCCAGCTGTGTTTGCGCCAGTCTGTGTCTAGTGAGAGCTCTGCTGCCCAGAGGTTCAGGTGCGGAGGGCTGTGTGTCTGTCCTCACCAGGGACGCCGCCCCAGCGTCTGCTGCGCACACCTGGCCTCTCCCCGTCACGAGCGGTGCAGCCGAGCCTCTGGGTAGAGCCTCCCTGGGAGTGTAGCCTATGTGGATGTGCCCGCTCCCCtggcagagggtgggagggagggatcgGCTCACTGGAGAGAGTCAGCGCACGGGGTGGAGGACTGAGTCCCGAGGGGGAGAGGAGGCCTGTATTGGGCCCGTCACACAGCCCAGGAGCTCCCGGGGGAGACCAGTGTCGCTTCTCAGTCCAGTCTCCACCTGGGTCATTGTCCCTGACCTTGGCTTGGGGGAGGGGAGCCGACTCCTTAAAGCACCTGCTCGTTCAGGAGGCTTGTGCTTCTGCTAGAAGTTTGCTGAAGAAAGCTGGTGAGCTCAGCTGCAGGCACTGGGTGGCGATTTAAAGATTaattcctgcttttgcttttctctttctttctttctttctttctttctttctttctttctttctttctttctttttgcccacCTGAagtattactggggcttggtgcctacactacaaatccactactcccggcagccttattttatttttttgttttttaaaatatttattcccattgatgcccttgttgttttattgttgtggttattgttgttgttgttactgatgtcgttgttgttgaataggacagagagaaatggagagaggaggggaagacagagagggggagagaaagacagacacctgcacctcctgtgaagcgactcccctgcaggtggggagccgagggctcaaaccaggatccttaggacagtccttgcgctttgcgccacctgcgcttaccccgctgcgctactgcccgactcccagcttattttatttttatttatctgctaggacagagagagattaaaagtcatgggggagacagacacctgcagctctgcttcaccacgtgtgaggcttccccctgcaagtggggaccgaggCCTTAAGCCCAGGCCCGTGCAGATGCTGAagcgtgcactctgccaggtacaccacccacccctccttTATTTCAAATTGCTTTTAGGACTGAAGGGCCCAGCACTCACTGTGGGCAGTGGTGGTTGCTggcatggaacctggggcctctggcatgcaagtctggtgtgctGCTGCTGCCCCAGCTCCCAGGTCCCTTTGTCCTCACGGAGGCATTTGTATGCCTCTAGATTTTCCTGTccaagggggccaggctgtggggcAGCAGCTGAAGTGCtcccattacagtgcacgaggactcgGGTTCGAacatgcttcacgagtggtgaggcagggtctgcaggtgtctctccctcagggTCTCACCACTTCCTCTGGGTTTCTGGCGGTCGACAAATAAAGAGAATTGTTAGGGTGTGGAGGTGCTGCGCTGTGTGGTCCTGCACGGTGCCCTTCTTCCCTCAgtctttgccgggatagcctgagggtacttcttcccgagctagtgctctctgggttggagagaactcaactggagctgatctaggctgctgtgtgggagagggatcaggaacgcgtgctgcaccaacttccgcaggagatacactctggaactctcggagccggaaagcaatttccaagtgtctttaatcagaagagcagctgtttttatactatccaagtagggtggaaacaggatgtgatatagagagggtggagagaaaagtgactggtgaaaatcagagtgtgacaaggagggggtggaacaggcgagaatcctataactgaaccaccaatgccctggagtgctttatgtaaaagtgatttatgtaaatagaccaaacctttggatcagtaaatccctatataggcatatggataagaagaagccagggggagatggcaactacccaacatctccccctttctttttaactttttgccatagtatcaggagtgtggggcactttgtgaggcagggagactgataagcaCCTGTCCTTGAGCCTCTAatacccccaccctgccccctacAAAAAGCAAAAGGTTTCTTCTCAGCTTTCAGTAACAACAATTTGAAGAAAATTCTAAGCTGGcaaaattatttttctgttttccccaATGGGTCT includes:
- the ZNF516 gene encoding zinc finger protein 516; this encodes MEPEPRGGPSPPRPGGGPETDPAGDRPSSHSCCICGKSFAFQSSLSQHMRKHTGEKPYQCPHCDHRASQKGNLKIHMRAHRSGQLLPGPGPEAEPEGLHGSSEPPNPAGPGELQLCSLCGAAFAHRPELELHLRQVHKPLRCRLCRFATQRHEALLSHVERAHLGAPGPGSEPPPGPGGGGDFPCEVCGQVFSQTWFLKAHMKKHRGSFDHGCHICGRRFREPWFLKNHMKAHGPRPAGRNRTRSEPGPVATINDVVQEEAVVAGLALYEVCGQCGNLFATLDSLNAHHAIHRGARPRGTQGAPPEEEAQRRFLQLLQLRPAGLPPAPGPHGRRVAELDPVSSYQAWQLATRGRVAEPAEGLRPGAGDEAQAADGGPDREDSQAAQDRRKREAEPGAQGPARKRAGANGEPWAGVPADARPPPRPGRRAPAAPAGHGKSSECFECGKIFRTYHQMVLHSRVHRRARRHLQRPRDPAHPGGSHSGSLSDGDSQPSSPGSACNAADSPGSGLADEAADDSADEGAEQHPATSAPGGCPLRCLAPDQGPAQLSNGTHSRPRGPSPPEKPPPEPRPPLAASTLTGYAPGDPRRSGDPQPPASHPRLETPSYPGAPEGPTFLEGASPPQHPTESPAQAPGGKPPDSQPEPSVSGRRAPAPEPAPLDLSERSSPEPRGRGEPASTPQAGPAVHRCPYCPHQTLYPEVLWIHQCVGHRVSGHGRAPPWTPPLGPRALRSQPVVLARSGRTGPPPALGGKDCPPLPLARFCRTQLPAGAPGPKAGMSSKASGQPKAREAPAGGPWTAGPEPPKAKAEARPVSGTPTPPLVARLGAQPPAPPEKSAGPPTSGAGGPGPPNKHSAPDAPKAKGSPQPQGPPLAKGPPPLPPLEPPCKAGQEPRSPGTPRAKLGPPPVLHSLTPEPADEGPEKRLDILSIFKTYIPKDLASLYQSWGPSGPALEHTGERPF